One genomic segment of Panicum virgatum strain AP13 chromosome 2N, P.virgatum_v5, whole genome shotgun sequence includes these proteins:
- the LOC120660416 gene encoding L-type lectin-domain containing receptor kinase IX.1-like isoform X2, whose protein sequence is MIDLTRNDRALPSNSSLGRVWYGNPVLLWDAATGELASFNTVFSFMIFQDTQYKKNPDGTFNAGDGMAFFLASYSDSSVLGNSGGGGGNLGLFNDTNHFNATGDSRVVAVEFDTFLNPQWDNSSQHVGIDINSIMSVASEYTDPYDSPGHKNLTSDLWLTATVKYDNKTKLLTVDLDIEGYLYHVNHTADLKLFLPEQVAVGFSAATGASGELHRVQAWSFNSTLEKKVTPIGSTSMSPAPSSRPLVAPEITSEPSPKLVLKVLVPVLAVSVCGIMGLLLWQKRRRNEATSDSCESDEQHGEADFERGVAGPRRYHYRELAAATGDFAEENMLGRGGFGRVYKGCLPSDVDDSGRTVAIKKFCSESSQSRKEFEAEVKIIGRLRHRNLVQLLGWCDSPKGLLLVYELMPEGSLDRHIYNTESVLTWAQRYNIIVGLGSALRYLHRDWEQCVVHGDIKPSNIMLDASYNCKLGDFGLARLGDHGAGPKTTVVKGTRGYIDPEFVNTSRRCTQSDVYSFGIVLLEIASGRPPLDRWDPSFMLMKWVWSLYIEGNILDAADARLRTGDEAVERHMERALVVGLWCTLREPEHRPSVADALHILQSEDKLPDLPLQMYKMAAAPSFAVGERGVSGSSYSSGGRSSATTGATGSSESSAN, encoded by the exons ATGATCGATCTAACAAGAAACGACCGTGCTCTTCCAAGCAACAGCAGCCTTGGTCGGGTGTGGTACGGGAACCCAGTGCTGCTCTGGGACGCCGCCACCGGTGAGCTAGCAAGCTTCAACACCGTCTTCTCCTTTATGATCTTTCAGGATACTCAATATAAGAAGAATCCGGATGGGACTTTCAACGCTGGCGATGGGATGGCCTTCTTCCTCGCGAGCTACTCGGACAGCAGCGTCCTGggcaacagcggcggcgggggtgggaaCCTCGGCCTCTTCAATGACACCAACCACTTCAACGCCACCGGTGACAGTCGGGTCGTTGCCGTCGAGTTCGATACGTTCCTTAATCCGCAATGGGATAATAGCTCTCAGCACGTTGGCATCGACATCAACTCCATCATGTCGGTGGCGTCCGAATACACGGATCCCTATGATTCGCCCGGACACAAGAACCTCACGTCAGATCTCTGGCTGACCGCCACGGTCAAATACGATAACAAGACGAAGCTGTTAACCGTCGATCTGGATATCGAAGGTTACCTATACCACGTCAACCATACCGCTGACCTGAAGTTGTTCTTGCCGGAGCAGGTGGCTGTCGGCTTCTCTGCGGCAACCGGCGCATCAGGCGAGCTGCACCGGGTACAGGCATGGTCGTTCAATTCCACACTTGAAAAGAAGGTCACTCCGATAGGTAGTACTAGTATGTCACCTGCACCTTCATCCCGACCACTTGTAGCACCAGAAATTACATCGGAGCCGTCGCCAAAGTTGGTACTCAAGGTGCTGGTTCCTGTACTTGCTGTCTCAGTCTGTGGAATTATGGGTCTTCTCCTGTGGCAGAAGCGCAGAAGAAACGAAGCCACCAGCGACAGCTGCGAGTCCGACGAGCAGCACGGCGAGGCTGACTTCGAGAGAGGGGTAGCTGGACCGAGACGGTACCACTACCGTGAACTCGCTGCGGCCACAGGCGACTTCGCAGAGGAGAATATGCTCGGGCGAGGAGGTTTTGGTAGGGTGTACAAGGGGTGCCTTCCAAGTGACGTCGATGACAGCGGCCGGACGGTGGCCATCAAGAAGTTCTGCTCGGAATCATCGCAGAGTAGGAAGGAATTCGAGGCAGAGGTGAAGATCATAGGCCGGCTAAGGCATCGCAACCTTGTGCAGCTGTTAGGTTGGTGCGACAGCCCCAAGGGTCTCTTGCTTGTCTACGAGCTCATGCCAGAAGGCAGCCTTGATAGACACATCTACAACACCGAGAGTGTGTTAACTTGGGCCCAGAG GTACAACATCATTGTGGGATTAGGATCAGCACTGCGCTACCTACACCGAGACTGGGAGCAATGCGTAGTGCACGGTGACATCAAGCCAAGCAACATAATGCTCGACGCATCCTACAACTGTAAGCTTGGAGACTTCGGGCTCGCCCGCCTCGGTGACCATGGGGCGGGCCCCAAGACCACGGTGGTCAAAGGCACCAGGGGGTACATAGATCCAGAGTTCGTCAACACAAGCCGGCGGTGCACCCAGTCGGATGTCTACAGCTTCGGCATCGTCCTGCTTGAGATTGCCTCCGGCCGACCACCCTTGGACAGGTGGGATCCGTCCTTCATGCTGATGAAGTGGGTTTGGAGTCTGTATATCGAGGGCAACATCCTTGATGCGGCGGACGCGCGGCTGAGGACGGGCGACGAGGCCGTGGAGCGGCATATGGAGCGTGCTCTGGTCGTGGGGCTCTGGTGCACGCTCCGCGAGCCAGAGCACCGGCCATCGGTTGCGGACGCCTTGCACATCCTGCAGTCCGAGGACAAGCTGCCAGACCTTCCCCTGCAGATGTACAAGATGGCAGCAGCGCCGAGCTTTGCTGTGGGCGAGCGCGGAGTCTCTGGCAGCTCCTACTCCAGCGGCGGCCGCTCTTCGGCTACCACCGGCGCGACTGGATCTTCCGAATCGTCTGCCAATTGA
- the LOC120660417 gene encoding probable kinase CHARK — protein sequence MDGDSMIPWPPLPLEPGIYGGGELVSSYSFGTNKSLDAGFFSYGSSLMLPNIQEPRTNDHPVRSHFYQSWAYNDTGVFFRRVHDNHSSRRESFRSRSNRRTRRHKRPHRVIFRGHRKLLRDHGSSTTKQTPVRHRRRRVLLVVDGTAATTRIAVGLALFGLLCTVAGLVLWCLRKNSEDEEEAIIQQTELCPSSGPRRYSYRELAAATGRFAEEERIGRGGFGPVYRGFLADQDRRVAIKVMMMSQGSPAQAQGMREFQAEVTVMTRLRHRNIVQLLGWCDGPKALMLVYEFLPNGSLDKHLHDPESLLTWSDRYNIALGVGSALLYLHTECEQCVLHGDIKPAYILLDASRNAKLGDFGLARLVDHGADSRTTQVVAGTPGYIDPELVGSQRPCLQSDIFSFGVVLLEIACGRRPATRSNGAPPPLLNWVRHMHNRDSILAAADRRLDGEFDGQQMRRVLVAGLWCAHHDQSQRPSIAQAMDLLRREDAELPVLDPVMHTSPEAVRCLEEIAYGDLSSAEDSAFQNSSTTHTAYHTSTDSSCLLE from the exons ATGGACGGGGATAGCATGATTCCTTGGCCACCGCTGCCGCTGGAGCCGGGGATCTACGGCGGCGGAGAGTTAGTTTCCTCTTACTCATTTGGTACAAACAAATCCCTTGATGCTGGTTTCTTTAGTTATGGAAGTAGCCTGATGCTCCCCAACATTCAAGAACCCCGTACCAACGACCATCCGGTGAGATCACATTTCTATCAGAGCTGGGCATATAACGATACTGGCGTATTCTTCAGAAGGGTGCATGACAATCACAGTTCCAGGAGGGAATCATTTCGTAGCCGTAGCAATAGGAGAACTCGGAGGCACAAAAGACCACACCGTGTCATCTTTCGTGGGCACAGAAAATTGCTGCGCGACCATGGAAGCTCTACGACGAAGCAAACCCCGGTTCGTCACCGTCGCCGACGGGTCCTGCTTGTCGTGGACGGAACGGCGGCCACGACAAGAATTGCGGTTGGTCTGGCTCTGTTTGGCCTGCTTTGCACGGTTGCAGGGCTCGTGCTCTGGTGCTTGCGTAAGAATTCggaagatgaggaggaggccATCATCCAGCAGACTGAACTCTGCCCCTCGTCGGGGCCTAGACGGTACAGCTACCGTGAGCTAGCCGCCGCGACGGGCAGGTTCGCGGAGGAGGAAAGGATTGGCAGAGGAGGGTTCGGGCCCGTGTACCGTGGCTTCCTGGCTGACCAGGACCGCCGCGTGGCCATcaaggtgatgatgatgtcgcAGGGGTCGCCTGCGCAGGCGCAGGGGATGAGGGAGTTCCAGGCCGAGGTGACGGTCATGACGAGGCTGAGGCACCGGAACATTGTCCAGCTGCTCGGCTGGTGCGATGGTCCGAAAGCCCTCATGCTTGTCTACGAGTTCCTGCCCAACGGCAGCCTCGACAAGCACCTCCACGACCCAGAGAGCCTACTAACTTGGTCGGACAG GTACAATATTGCTCTCGGTGTGGGCTCGGCCTTACTGTACCTCCACACGGAGTGCGAGCAGTGCGTCCTGCACGGGGACATCAAGCCCGCCTACATCTTGCTGGACGCTTCCCGCAACGCCAAGCTCGGGGACTTCGGCTTGGCGAGGCTCGTCGACCACGGAGCTGACTCGCGCACAACCCAGGTCGTCGCCGGAACGCCCGGCTACATTGATCCGGAGCTCGTCGGCAGTCAAAGGCCGTGCTTGCAGTCCGACATCTTCAGCTTCGGTGTCGTCCTTCTGGAGATCGcctgcggccggcggccggccacacGATCGAACGGAGCTCCTCCGCCGCTGCTGAATTGGGTCCGTCACATGCACAACAGGGATTCCATTCTCGCAGCGGCAGATCGGCGGCTGGATGGCGAGTTCGACGGCCAGCAGATGAGGCGAGTGCTCGTCGCGGGCCTCTGGTGCGCGCATCACGACCAGAGCCAGCGACCGTCGATCGCGCAGGCCATGGATCTCCTGCGACGTGAAGATGCCGAGCTACCGGTCCTTGATCCAGTGATGCATACTAGTCCGGAAGCAGTTCGCTGCCTGGAAGAAATAGCTTACGGTGACTTGTCATCAGCAGAGGACTCTGCTTTTCAGAATTCTTCTACTACTCACACTGCATACCACACTTCCACGGATTCCAGTTGTCTTCTAGagtga
- the LOC120660416 gene encoding L-type lectin-domain containing receptor kinase IX.1-like isoform X1, with translation MAATTSGLLAFLCLYCFFVLCIHAPCASSTSFSFNFSDTSKDPFANGLKHAGDAKFTGSMIDLTRNDRALPSNSSLGRVWYGNPVLLWDAATGELASFNTVFSFMIFQDTQYKKNPDGTFNAGDGMAFFLASYSDSSVLGNSGGGGGNLGLFNDTNHFNATGDSRVVAVEFDTFLNPQWDNSSQHVGIDINSIMSVASEYTDPYDSPGHKNLTSDLWLTATVKYDNKTKLLTVDLDIEGYLYHVNHTADLKLFLPEQVAVGFSAATGASGELHRVQAWSFNSTLEKKVTPIGSTSMSPAPSSRPLVAPEITSEPSPKLVLKVLVPVLAVSVCGIMGLLLWQKRRRNEATSDSCESDEQHGEADFERGVAGPRRYHYRELAAATGDFAEENMLGRGGFGRVYKGCLPSDVDDSGRTVAIKKFCSESSQSRKEFEAEVKIIGRLRHRNLVQLLGWCDSPKGLLLVYELMPEGSLDRHIYNTESVLTWAQRYNIIVGLGSALRYLHRDWEQCVVHGDIKPSNIMLDASYNCKLGDFGLARLGDHGAGPKTTVVKGTRGYIDPEFVNTSRRCTQSDVYSFGIVLLEIASGRPPLDRWDPSFMLMKWVWSLYIEGNILDAADARLRTGDEAVERHMERALVVGLWCTLREPEHRPSVADALHILQSEDKLPDLPLQMYKMAAAPSFAVGERGVSGSSYSSGGRSSATTGATGSSESSAN, from the exons ATGGCTGCCACAACCTCTGGCCTCCTGGCTTTCCTCTGCCTCTACTGCTTTTTCGTGCTTTGCATTCACGCACCTTGTGCCTCCTCAACTTCCTTCAGCTTCAACTTTTCAGATACCAGCAAGGACCCCTTCGCCAACGGTCTCAAGCACGCGGGGGACGCAAAGTTCACTGGCTCCATGATCGATCTAACAAGAAACGACCGTGCTCTTCCAAGCAACAGCAGCCTTGGTCGGGTGTGGTACGGGAACCCAGTGCTGCTCTGGGACGCCGCCACCGGTGAGCTAGCAAGCTTCAACACCGTCTTCTCCTTTATGATCTTTCAGGATACTCAATATAAGAAGAATCCGGATGGGACTTTCAACGCTGGCGATGGGATGGCCTTCTTCCTCGCGAGCTACTCGGACAGCAGCGTCCTGggcaacagcggcggcgggggtgggaaCCTCGGCCTCTTCAATGACACCAACCACTTCAACGCCACCGGTGACAGTCGGGTCGTTGCCGTCGAGTTCGATACGTTCCTTAATCCGCAATGGGATAATAGCTCTCAGCACGTTGGCATCGACATCAACTCCATCATGTCGGTGGCGTCCGAATACACGGATCCCTATGATTCGCCCGGACACAAGAACCTCACGTCAGATCTCTGGCTGACCGCCACGGTCAAATACGATAACAAGACGAAGCTGTTAACCGTCGATCTGGATATCGAAGGTTACCTATACCACGTCAACCATACCGCTGACCTGAAGTTGTTCTTGCCGGAGCAGGTGGCTGTCGGCTTCTCTGCGGCAACCGGCGCATCAGGCGAGCTGCACCGGGTACAGGCATGGTCGTTCAATTCCACACTTGAAAAGAAGGTCACTCCGATAGGTAGTACTAGTATGTCACCTGCACCTTCATCCCGACCACTTGTAGCACCAGAAATTACATCGGAGCCGTCGCCAAAGTTGGTACTCAAGGTGCTGGTTCCTGTACTTGCTGTCTCAGTCTGTGGAATTATGGGTCTTCTCCTGTGGCAGAAGCGCAGAAGAAACGAAGCCACCAGCGACAGCTGCGAGTCCGACGAGCAGCACGGCGAGGCTGACTTCGAGAGAGGGGTAGCTGGACCGAGACGGTACCACTACCGTGAACTCGCTGCGGCCACAGGCGACTTCGCAGAGGAGAATATGCTCGGGCGAGGAGGTTTTGGTAGGGTGTACAAGGGGTGCCTTCCAAGTGACGTCGATGACAGCGGCCGGACGGTGGCCATCAAGAAGTTCTGCTCGGAATCATCGCAGAGTAGGAAGGAATTCGAGGCAGAGGTGAAGATCATAGGCCGGCTAAGGCATCGCAACCTTGTGCAGCTGTTAGGTTGGTGCGACAGCCCCAAGGGTCTCTTGCTTGTCTACGAGCTCATGCCAGAAGGCAGCCTTGATAGACACATCTACAACACCGAGAGTGTGTTAACTTGGGCCCAGAG GTACAACATCATTGTGGGATTAGGATCAGCACTGCGCTACCTACACCGAGACTGGGAGCAATGCGTAGTGCACGGTGACATCAAGCCAAGCAACATAATGCTCGACGCATCCTACAACTGTAAGCTTGGAGACTTCGGGCTCGCCCGCCTCGGTGACCATGGGGCGGGCCCCAAGACCACGGTGGTCAAAGGCACCAGGGGGTACATAGATCCAGAGTTCGTCAACACAAGCCGGCGGTGCACCCAGTCGGATGTCTACAGCTTCGGCATCGTCCTGCTTGAGATTGCCTCCGGCCGACCACCCTTGGACAGGTGGGATCCGTCCTTCATGCTGATGAAGTGGGTTTGGAGTCTGTATATCGAGGGCAACATCCTTGATGCGGCGGACGCGCGGCTGAGGACGGGCGACGAGGCCGTGGAGCGGCATATGGAGCGTGCTCTGGTCGTGGGGCTCTGGTGCACGCTCCGCGAGCCAGAGCACCGGCCATCGGTTGCGGACGCCTTGCACATCCTGCAGTCCGAGGACAAGCTGCCAGACCTTCCCCTGCAGATGTACAAGATGGCAGCAGCGCCGAGCTTTGCTGTGGGCGAGCGCGGAGTCTCTGGCAGCTCCTACTCCAGCGGCGGCCGCTCTTCGGCTACCACCGGCGCGACTGGATCTTCCGAATCGTCTGCCAATTGA
- the LOC120660414 gene encoding uncharacterized protein LOC120660414, which yields MDDFFIDLNNEAQGVGVGEVSESSMSGSASKVGATRNKQTNFSAYEDNMLCKSWLEISCDLVVNTGQRKEAFWIRVLNRYNSKCGSYPTRTQKSIMSRWDHIKAEVSKFSGYMAEMIRSNPSGMSDADKSVAAAADFASVEKHNFTLMHC from the coding sequence ATGGATGATTTCTTTATCGATCTCAACAATGAAGCACAGGGTGTTGGTGTTGGAGAAGTTTCTGAATCTTCCATGAGTGGTTCTGCTTCCAAGGTGGGGGCAACAAGGAACAAGCAGACCAACTTCTCGGCGTATGAAGACAACATGCTCTGCAAATCGTGGCTGGAAATTAGCTGTGATCTTGTTGTAAACACCGGCCAGAGGAAGGAAGCCTTTTGGATTCGTGTGCTCAATAGATACAATTCCAAATGCGGCAGCTATCCGACGAGGACCCAAAAATCCATTATGAGTCGTTGGGATCACATCAAGGCTGAAGTAAGCAAGTTCTCTGGATACATGGCTGAGATGATCCGTTCCAATCCTAGTGGCATGTCAGATGCAGATAAAtcagtggctgctgctgctgattttgCTAGTGTGGAGAAGCACAATTTCACTCTCATGCACTGCTGA
- the LOC120660412 gene encoding cysteine desulfurase, mitochondrial-like, translating into MALSRRLLPLFLRRGAGARAHLSTAAAAASASEGEDEQSVTVKGVRISGRPLYMDMQATTPVDPRVLDAMLPFYLSRYGNPHSRTHLYGWESDAAVEAARARVAALVGADPREIFFTSGATECNNIAVKGVMRFYRDRRRHVVTTQTEHKCVLDSCRYLQQEGFEVTYLPVRGDGLVDLAQLEDAIRPDTGLVSVMAVNNEIGVVQPLEEIGRICKEKGVPFHTDAAQALGKIPIDVNRMGIGLMSLSGHKIYGPKGVGALYLRRRPRIRVEPQMSGGGQERGIRSGTVPTPLVVGFGAACEIAAQEMDYDHRRVSALQQRLLDGIRAQVDEVVINGSMEHRYPGNLNLSFAYVEGESLLMGLKEVAVSSGSACTSASLEPSYVLRALGVEEDMAHTSIRFGIGRFTTEEEVDRAIELTVHQVKKLRDMSPLYEMAKAGIDLKSIEWSQH; encoded by the coding sequence ATGGCCCtctcccgccgcctcctcccgctcttcctccgccgcggcgccggcgcccgcgcgcaCCTCTCCacggctgccgcggcggcgtccgcctcGGAGGGGGAGGACGAGCAGTCCGTCACCGTCAAGGGCGTCCGCATCTCGGGCCGCCCGCTCTACATGGACATGCAGGCCACGACCCCCGTGGACCCGCGCGTCCTCGACGCCATGCTCCCCTTCTACCTCTCCCGCTACGGGAACCCGCACTCCCGCACCCACCTCTACGGCTGGGAGtccgacgccgccgtcgaggccgcgcgcgcccgcgtCGCCGCCCTCGTCGGCGCCGACCCGCGCGAGATCTTCTTCACATCCGGCGCCACCGAGTGCAACAACATCGCCGTTAAGGGCGTCATGCGCTTCTaccgcgaccgccgccgccacgtcgtCACCACGCAGACCGAGCACAAGTGCGTCCTCGACTCCTGCCGCTACCTGCAGCAGGAAGGATTCGAGGTCACCTACCTCCCCGTGCGCGGCGACGGCCTggtcgacctcgcgcagctcgagGACGCCATCCGCCCAGACACCGGGCTCGTCTCCGTCATGGCCGTCAACAACGAGATCGGCGTCGTGCAGCCGCTCGAGGAGATTGGGCGTATCTGCAAGGAGAAAGGCGTGCCGTTCCACACTGATGCCGCGCAGGCGCTGGGGAAGATCCCGATTGATGTGAACAGGATGGGGATCGGGCTCATGTCCCTCTCCGGGCACAAGATTTATGGCCCCAAGGGCGTGGGGGCGCTCTACCTTCGCAGGCGGCCGCGTATCAGGGTGGAGCCGCAGATGAGCGGTGGTGGGCAGGAGCGTGGCATCCGCAGTGGCACGGTACCCACACCGCTCGTCGTTGGATTTGGTGCTGCCTGTGAGATTGCGGCTCAGGAGATGGATTATGACCATAGGCGTGTCAGTGCCCTGCAGCAAAGGCTGCTCGATGGCATCCGAGCGCAGGTTGATGAGGTTGTCATCAATGGAAGCATGGAGCATCGTTACCCAGGCAACCTTAACTTGTCATTTGCATATGTGGAGGGGGAGAGCTTGCTGATGGGGCTGAAGGAGGTGGCTGTATCGAGTGGTAGTGCTTGCACTAGTGCCAGCTTGGAGCCCTCATATGTGCTGCGGGCGCTCGGGGTGGAGGAGGACATGGCGCACACCTCTATTCGCTTTGGTATTGGCCGCTTTACCACCGAGGAAGAGGTTGACAGAGCAATTGAGCTCACTGTGCATCAGGTGAAGAAGCTCCGTGACATGAGCCCACTCTACGAGATGGCCAAGGCTGGTATTGACCTCAAGAGCATTGAGTGGTCGCAACACTGA